A single Micromonospora luteifusca DNA region contains:
- the rplT gene encoding 50S ribosomal protein L20, whose product MARVKRAVNAQKKRRTLLETASGYRGQRSRLYRKAKEQVLHSMQYAYRDRRDRKGDFRQLWIQRINAGARANGMTYNRLIQGLRLAGIEVDRKILADMAVNDAASFAAIVELARAAVTAEGTGGAAAQAA is encoded by the coding sequence ATGGCACGCGTCAAGCGGGCTGTAAACGCCCAGAAGAAGCGTCGTACCCTGCTGGAGACCGCGAGTGGTTACCGCGGTCAGCGCTCCCGCCTGTACCGCAAGGCCAAGGAGCAGGTGCTGCACTCGATGCAGTACGCCTACCGGGACCGTCGCGACCGCAAGGGCGACTTCCGGCAGCTGTGGATCCAGCGGATCAACGCGGGCGCCCGGGCGAACGGGATGACCTACAACCGTCTGATCCAGGGCCTGCGTCTGGCCGGCATCGAGGTCGACCGCAAGATCCTGGCCGACATGGCTGTCAACGACGCCGCCTCTTTCGCGGCGATCGTCGAGCTGGCCCGGGCCGCGGTCACGGCCGAGGGCACCGGCGGCGCGGCGGCTCAGGCCGCCTGA
- a CDS encoding ABC transporter substrate-binding protein: MASSSRLFALTLAGAVVVATAGCAPQVEKPMPTVIDSPSCAKDSLPTRTPGKLTIATDQPAYEPWFSKDKPDNGEGFESAVAYAVAEKLGYARADVTWTRVKFDTAIAPGPKNFDFDINQFSITEERKQAVDFSAPYYLVRQTVIALKSSKIAGRKSLADFRDARLGAQVGTTSYQAITEVLKPAAKPQVYNSNDDAKKALQNGQIDGLVVDLPTAFYITGAEITDATIVGQVPQVGTPEAFGLLLDKNSPLTSCVTGAVGQLTEAGTLKQLEQKWLAQVAGAAELR, encoded by the coding sequence ATGGCCAGCAGCTCACGTCTCTTCGCGCTCACCCTCGCCGGTGCCGTCGTCGTAGCCACCGCCGGGTGCGCGCCACAGGTCGAGAAACCTATGCCCACCGTCATCGACTCGCCGTCCTGCGCCAAGGACAGCCTGCCCACCCGTACGCCGGGCAAGCTCACCATCGCCACCGACCAGCCCGCGTACGAGCCGTGGTTTTCCAAGGACAAGCCGGACAACGGCGAGGGCTTCGAGTCCGCCGTCGCGTACGCGGTCGCCGAGAAGCTCGGCTACGCCCGCGCCGACGTCACCTGGACCCGGGTCAAGTTCGACACCGCGATCGCCCCGGGGCCGAAGAACTTCGACTTCGACATCAACCAGTTCTCCATCACCGAGGAACGCAAGCAGGCGGTCGACTTCTCCGCGCCGTACTACCTGGTCCGGCAGACCGTCATCGCCTTGAAGTCCTCGAAGATCGCCGGCAGGAAGTCGTTGGCCGATTTCCGTGACGCCCGGCTCGGCGCCCAGGTCGGCACGACCAGCTATCAGGCGATCACCGAAGTGCTCAAGCCGGCCGCGAAGCCACAGGTCTACAACAGCAATGACGACGCCAAGAAGGCGCTGCAGAACGGGCAGATCGACGGTCTGGTGGTGGACCTGCCGACGGCGTTCTACATCACCGGCGCGGAGATCACCGATGCGACCATCGTCGGGCAGGTGCCGCAGGTCGGCACGCCCGAGGCGTTCGGTTTGCTGCTGGACAAGAACTCGCCGCTGACGTCCTGTGTGACCGGCGCGGTCGGTCAGCTCACTGAGGCGGGCACGCTGAAGCAGTTGGAGCAGAAGTGGCTCGCCCAGGTGGCAGGGGCGGCCGAGCTGCGGTGA
- the pheS gene encoding phenylalanine--tRNA ligase subunit alpha encodes MSYRNDPYDPKQVALLDPAALDEAVADATKAFTAATDPDALTALRSVHLGDRSPVSLARREIGALPPAAKSDAGKRVNEARRAIETAYADRAEVLEREQAERVLVEERVDVTLPYDRRPRGARHPLSTLMESISDLFVGMGYEVAEGPEVDLEWVNFDALNIPADHPARGLMDTFHIAPEGSGLVLRTHTSTVQTRTMLSRKPPIYVIVPGRVYRTDEIDATHSPVFHQAEGLVVDKGITMAHLRGTLDHFARAMFGPEAKTRWRPHYFPFTEPSAEFDVWFPEHRDGPQWVEWGGCGMVNPRVLRACGVDPEVYSGFAFGMGIDRTLMVRHGVSDIRHLFEGDVRFSRALGTGA; translated from the coding sequence ATGAGCTACCGCAACGATCCGTACGACCCGAAGCAGGTCGCCCTGCTCGACCCCGCCGCCCTGGACGAGGCTGTCGCGGACGCCACGAAGGCGTTCACGGCCGCCACCGACCCGGACGCGCTGACCGCGCTGCGCTCGGTGCACCTCGGTGACCGGTCACCGGTCTCGCTGGCCCGCCGGGAGATCGGCGCGTTGCCGCCGGCTGCCAAGTCCGACGCCGGCAAGCGGGTCAACGAGGCCCGCCGGGCGATCGAAACCGCGTACGCCGACCGCGCCGAGGTGCTGGAGCGCGAGCAGGCCGAGCGGGTGCTGGTCGAGGAACGGGTGGACGTCACCCTGCCCTACGACCGGCGTCCGCGTGGCGCCCGGCACCCGCTGAGCACCCTGATGGAGTCGATCAGTGACCTCTTCGTCGGGATGGGCTACGAGGTGGCCGAGGGGCCCGAGGTCGACCTGGAGTGGGTCAACTTCGACGCGCTGAACATTCCCGCCGATCATCCGGCGCGCGGGTTGATGGACACCTTCCACATCGCACCGGAGGGTTCCGGCCTGGTTCTGCGGACGCACACCTCCACGGTGCAGACCCGCACGATGCTCAGTCGCAAGCCGCCGATCTACGTGATCGTGCCCGGCCGCGTCTACCGCACCGACGAGATCGACGCCACCCACAGCCCGGTGTTCCACCAGGCCGAGGGTCTGGTGGTCGACAAGGGCATCACGATGGCGCACCTGCGGGGCACTCTCGATCACTTCGCCCGGGCGATGTTCGGCCCGGAGGCGAAGACCCGGTGGCGGCCGCACTACTTCCCGTTCACCGAGCCATCGGCGGAGTTCGACGTGTGGTTCCCGGAGCATCGCGACGGCCCGCAGTGGGTGGAGTGGGGCGGCTGCGGGATGGTCAACCCGCGGGTGCTGCGCGCCTGTGGAGTCGACCCGGAGGTCTACTCCGGCTTCGCGTTCGGCATGGGCATCGACCGGACCCTGATGGTCCGGCACGGGGTCAGCGACATCCGTCATCTCTTCGAGGGCGACGTGCGGTTCAGCCGCGCGCTCGGGACCGGGGCGTAG
- a CDS encoding TrmH family RNA methyltransferase, which yields MAFTPRTPRVVAARRLQRRRDRDATGSFLAEGPQAVREALARPGVVTELFGTPTALDRYPELAATAARADVPVSEVTDDAVAALAETVAPQGLVAVCRHLDVSLEQALAGAPRLVAVLAEIRDPGNAGTVLRTADAAGAGAVIFAGDAVDPYNGKCVRASAGSLFHVDVVRAPDPAQVVDALRAAGLSIFATTGYGDDDLDDLTDYGRLVGPTAWLFGSEAHGLPEELTAAADARVRVPLYGRAESLNLAAAAAVCLYASARAQR from the coding sequence ATGGCCTTCACCCCGCGTACCCCCAGGGTTGTCGCCGCCCGCCGTCTGCAACGCCGCCGGGACCGCGACGCCACAGGCAGTTTCCTGGCCGAGGGCCCACAGGCGGTCCGCGAGGCCCTCGCGCGGCCGGGAGTGGTCACCGAACTGTTCGGTACGCCCACAGCCCTCGACCGGTATCCGGAGTTGGCCGCCACGGCGGCCCGCGCCGACGTGCCGGTCTCCGAGGTGACCGACGACGCGGTGGCCGCGTTGGCCGAGACCGTGGCCCCGCAAGGGCTGGTCGCGGTCTGCCGGCACCTCGATGTGTCGCTGGAGCAGGCCCTCGCGGGCGCGCCCCGGCTGGTGGCGGTGCTCGCCGAGATCCGCGACCCCGGTAACGCCGGAACGGTGCTGCGCACCGCCGACGCGGCCGGGGCGGGTGCGGTGATCTTCGCGGGCGACGCCGTCGACCCGTACAACGGCAAGTGTGTGCGGGCCTCGGCCGGCAGCCTCTTCCATGTCGATGTGGTCCGCGCCCCCGACCCGGCCCAGGTGGTCGACGCGCTGCGCGCCGCCGGGCTGTCGATCTTCGCCACCACGGGGTACGGCGACGACGACCTGGACGACCTGACCGACTACGGTCGGCTCGTCGGGCCCACCGCCTGGCTGTTTGGCTCCGAGGCGCATGGGCTGCCCGAGGAGTTGACCGCCGCCGCCGACGCCCGGGTGCGGGTGCCGTTGTACGGGCGCGCGGAGAGCCTCAACCTGGCTGCCGCAGCCGCGGTCTGCCTGTACGCTTCAGCGAGAGCACAGCGCTGA
- the argC gene encoding N-acetyl-gamma-glutamyl-phosphate reductase translates to MGIRVAVAGASGYAGGELLRLIAGHPEFDLVAATAHSQAGHRVDVVHPQLTGLDLVFGATDPATLADADLVFLALPHGESAALAAQLPAEVRIVDLGADHRLADPYAWAQYYGGTHAGQWTYGLPELPGQRELIAGSTRVANTGCYAAAITLALAPLIADGAASPADVVVVAASGTSGAGRAAKPHLLASEVLGDLSPYRVGTHQHVPEIKQASGATGLSLTPVLAPMPRGILATVTAVPARGVDPQQVLAQAYADAPFVHVLPEGRWPHTAATLGSNSCHLQATVDIDSGRLIVLSALDNLGKGAAGQAVQNANLMLGLPETTGLSIWGVAP, encoded by the coding sequence ATGGGGATCCGAGTCGCGGTCGCCGGTGCGAGCGGCTACGCCGGGGGCGAGTTGCTGCGCCTGATCGCCGGGCACCCGGAGTTCGACCTGGTCGCTGCCACCGCGCACAGTCAGGCCGGGCACCGCGTCGACGTGGTGCACCCGCAGCTCACCGGGCTCGACCTGGTGTTCGGCGCGACCGACCCGGCGACCCTGGCCGACGCGGACCTGGTCTTCCTGGCCCTGCCGCACGGTGAGTCGGCGGCCCTCGCGGCCCAACTCCCGGCCGAGGTGCGGATCGTCGACCTGGGCGCCGACCACCGGCTGGCCGACCCGTACGCGTGGGCGCAGTACTACGGCGGCACACACGCCGGGCAGTGGACCTACGGCCTGCCCGAGCTGCCCGGCCAGCGGGAGCTGATCGCCGGCTCCACCCGGGTGGCGAACACCGGCTGCTACGCCGCCGCGATCACGCTGGCCCTCGCGCCGCTGATCGCCGACGGCGCGGCCAGCCCCGCCGATGTGGTGGTCGTCGCCGCCTCCGGCACCTCCGGCGCCGGGCGGGCGGCGAAGCCGCACCTGCTGGCGAGTGAGGTGCTGGGGGACCTGTCGCCGTACCGGGTGGGCACCCACCAGCACGTACCGGAGATCAAGCAGGCCAGCGGTGCGACCGGGCTGTCGTTGACCCCGGTCCTGGCACCGATGCCGCGGGGCATCCTGGCCACGGTCACGGCGGTGCCGGCGCGCGGCGTCGACCCGCAGCAGGTGCTGGCGCAGGCGTACGCGGACGCGCCGTTCGTGCACGTGCTGCCGGAGGGCCGCTGGCCGCACACGGCGGCGACCCTGGGCTCGAACTCCTGTCACCTGCAGGCCACCGTCGACATCGACTCGGGGCGTCTGATCGTGCTCAGCGCCTTGGACAACCTGGGCAAGGGCGCAGCCGGTCAGGCCGTCCAGAACGCCAACCTGATGCTCGGCCTGCCGGAGACGACGGGCCTGTCGATCTGGGG
- a CDS encoding amino acid ABC transporter permease yields the protein MTLREHVPSEAQVRRTAYRRRQTVYSVLVAASSTAALGMLLVIAVTGAPGWDRVRQSFLDPAIARDALPAVLSGLWLNVRLLVCCAAGALVLGLVISVLRTLRGPIFFPVRALAAGYTYTFRGLPLIIVLYLLTLGVPGLRLQGMPPVLVLGGLALVLTYGGYLAEVFRAGIESVHPSQLAAARSLGLTYRQTMRHVVLPQAVRRVAPPLLNDVVALQKDVGLVSLAGPIDAVRAAQIATAQSFNYTPYIVAGVLFVLLAIPLIAVTDWVTLRAARRQSGG from the coding sequence GTGACGCTTCGGGAGCACGTCCCCTCCGAGGCGCAGGTGCGGCGTACGGCGTACCGGCGTCGGCAGACCGTCTACAGCGTGCTGGTCGCGGCCTCCTCGACGGCGGCTCTCGGCATGCTGTTGGTCATCGCGGTGACCGGTGCGCCCGGCTGGGACCGGGTCCGGCAGTCGTTCCTGGATCCGGCGATCGCCCGGGACGCGCTGCCGGCGGTGCTGAGTGGGCTCTGGCTGAACGTACGGCTGCTGGTCTGCTGCGCGGCCGGCGCGCTGGTGCTCGGGCTGGTGATCTCCGTACTGCGGACGCTGCGCGGCCCGATCTTCTTCCCGGTCCGGGCACTGGCCGCCGGCTACACCTACACCTTCCGTGGCCTGCCGCTGATCATCGTGCTCTACCTGCTCACCCTCGGCGTGCCGGGGCTGCGTCTGCAGGGCATGCCACCGGTGCTGGTGCTCGGTGGGCTCGCGCTGGTCCTGACCTACGGCGGTTACCTCGCCGAGGTGTTCCGGGCCGGCATCGAGTCGGTGCATCCCAGCCAGCTCGCCGCGGCCCGGTCGTTGGGCCTGACCTACCGGCAGACGATGCGGCACGTGGTCCTGCCACAGGCCGTCCGCCGGGTGGCACCGCCTCTGCTCAACGATGTGGTGGCGTTGCAGAAGGACGTCGGGCTGGTCTCACTCGCCGGGCCGATCGACGCGGTCCGGGCCGCCCAGATCGCCACCGCCCAGTCGTTCAACTACACGCCGTACATCGTGGCGGGGGTGCTCTTCGTGCTGCTCGCGATCCCGCTGATCGCGGTCACCGACTGGGTGACGCTGCGCGCGGCCCGCCGACAGTCGGGAGGCTGA
- the rpmI gene encoding 50S ribosomal protein L35 — protein MPKMKSHTGMGKRVKVTGRGKIVAEQAGKRHLLEGKSSTRTRRLTGTVEVAKADVKRIKKLLGR, from the coding sequence ATGCCGAAGATGAAGAGCCACACGGGTATGGGCAAGCGGGTCAAGGTGACCGGCCGTGGCAAGATCGTGGCCGAGCAGGCTGGCAAGCGCCACCTGTTGGAGGGCAAGTCTTCCACCCGTACCCGCCGGTTGACCGGCACGGTCGAGGTGGCCAAGGCTGACGTCAAGCGCATCAAGAAGCTGCTCGGCCGCTGA
- the infC gene encoding translation initiation factor IF-3, whose product MNEQIRAREVRLVGPEGEQVGIVPLERALQLAADVDLDLVEVAPMARPPVCKLMDFGKFKYESALKAREARRNQQQTVIKEMKLRPKIDPHDYETKKGHVVRFLKAGDKVKVTIMFRGREQSRPELGYRLLRRLESEITDLGYVEAAPKQDGRNMIMVLAPLRAVKASAVAATASRGAPRDRAADESAVSAADETAAADETAAVGETAAAGETAAAGDTGTAADTSGK is encoded by the coding sequence GTGAACGAGCAGATCCGGGCACGTGAGGTCCGACTGGTCGGCCCCGAGGGTGAGCAGGTGGGCATCGTCCCGCTGGAGCGCGCCCTTCAGCTGGCCGCGGACGTCGATCTGGACCTGGTCGAGGTTGCGCCGATGGCGCGCCCGCCGGTGTGCAAGCTCATGGACTTCGGCAAGTTCAAGTATGAGAGCGCACTGAAGGCGCGCGAAGCGCGGCGTAACCAGCAGCAGACCGTCATCAAGGAAATGAAGCTTCGGCCGAAGATCGACCCGCACGACTACGAGACCAAGAAGGGTCACGTGGTGCGGTTCCTCAAGGCGGGCGACAAGGTCAAGGTGACGATCATGTTCCGCGGTCGCGAGCAGAGCCGCCCGGAGCTGGGTTACCGGCTCCTGCGTCGGCTCGAATCCGAGATCACGGACCTGGGCTACGTCGAGGCCGCTCCGAAGCAGGACGGCCGAAACATGATCATGGTTCTCGCTCCGCTTCGGGCCGTCAAGGCCTCCGCGGTCGCCGCTACGGCGTCCCGCGGTGCACCTCGGGACCGGGCAGCGGACGAGTCCGCCGTGTCGGCAGCCGATGAGACCGCGGCAGCCGATGAGACCGCGGCGGTCGGCGAGACCGCAGCAGCCGGCGAGACCGCAGCAGCCGGTGACACCGGCACCGCCGCTGACACCAGCGGCAAGTAA
- a CDS encoding phosphoribosyl-ATP diphosphatase encodes MKTFEELFAELQAKAAAGTPGSGTVAALDKGVHFIGKKVVEEAAESWMAAEYEGPERTAEEISQLLYQVQVLMLASGLDLKDVYRHL; translated from the coding sequence GTGAAGACGTTCGAGGAGTTGTTCGCCGAGCTGCAGGCCAAGGCCGCCGCCGGCACCCCGGGCTCGGGCACCGTCGCCGCCCTGGACAAGGGCGTGCACTTCATCGGCAAGAAGGTCGTCGAGGAGGCGGCCGAGTCGTGGATGGCCGCCGAGTACGAGGGGCCGGAGCGCACCGCCGAGGAAATCTCCCAGCTGCTCTACCAGGTTCAGGTGCTGATGCTCGCCAGCGGTCTCGACCTCAAGGACGTCTACCGACATCTGTGA
- the hisG gene encoding ATP phosphoribosyltransferase, with translation MLRVAIPNKGTLAEPAAQMLREAGYRQRTDSKDLVCRDEANDVEFFYLRPKDIATYVGSGDLDLGITGRDLLIDSAAPAEEVVDLTFGQATFRFAARPDDITSVQDLGGHRIATAYPGLVERHLAQAGVKADVIRLDGAVENAVRLGVADVIADVVETGATLRQAGLVVFGEPLLRSSAVLVRRVDAPVQPQAEQLLRRLHGVLVARRYVMLAYDVPAGLLDRASGLTPGIESPTVSPLHREGWVAVQAMVLRDDVHRIMDELYELGARAILVTNIHACRL, from the coding sequence ATGCTGCGTGTCGCCATTCCCAACAAGGGCACCCTGGCCGAGCCGGCCGCCCAGATGCTGCGCGAGGCGGGCTACCGCCAGCGCACCGACTCCAAGGACCTCGTCTGCCGCGACGAGGCCAACGACGTCGAATTCTTCTACCTGCGCCCCAAGGACATCGCCACCTACGTCGGATCCGGCGACCTCGACCTCGGGATCACCGGTCGGGACCTGCTGATCGACTCGGCCGCGCCGGCCGAAGAGGTCGTCGACCTCACCTTCGGTCAGGCCACGTTCCGCTTCGCCGCCCGCCCCGACGACATCACCTCCGTGCAGGACCTGGGCGGCCACCGCATCGCCACCGCGTACCCCGGTCTGGTCGAGCGGCACCTCGCCCAAGCGGGCGTCAAGGCCGATGTGATCCGCCTCGACGGTGCGGTGGAGAACGCCGTACGCCTCGGCGTCGCCGACGTGATCGCGGACGTCGTGGAGACCGGCGCGACCCTGCGCCAGGCGGGCCTGGTGGTCTTCGGTGAGCCGTTGCTGCGCTCGTCGGCGGTGCTGGTCCGGCGCGTCGACGCTCCGGTTCAACCGCAGGCCGAGCAGTTGCTGCGCCGCCTGCACGGTGTGCTGGTGGCCCGCCGCTACGTGATGCTCGCCTACGACGTGCCGGCCGGTCTGCTGGACCGGGCCAGCGGGCTCACCCCGGGCATCGAGTCGCCCACCGTGTCGCCGCTGCACCGTGAGGGCTGGGTGGCGGTGCAGGCGATGGTGCTCCGCGACGACGTCCACCGGATCATGGACGAGCTGTACGAGCTGGGCGCCCGCGCCATCCTGGTCACCAACATCCACGCCTGTCGGCTCTGA
- the pheT gene encoding phenylalanine--tRNA ligase subunit beta — protein MRVSVSWLREYVDLPADLPTGDLEQALVDLGIEVESVVDLAETVTGRLVVGEVREIEELTGFKKPIRFCRVDVGDANGTGEPQEIVCGARNFAPGDRVVVILPGGVLPGGFAIGARKTYGHNSAGMICSAKELGLGDDHSGIIVLGPDVTAKPGDDARPVVGLDDVVLDLEVTPDRGYALSLRGLARELSHAFDVPLRDPALAPAPGGTEAPAYPVEVRDTVGCDRFTARLVRGVDPNAPTPAWMQQRLVTAGIRSISLPVDITNYVMVELGQPMHAFDADRIAGPLVVRRAEAGEKLTTLDGVNRVLTADDMVICDDTGPISLAAVMGGETSEVVAGTTDVLFEAAHWDPAMVGRTARRHKLFSEAAKRWERGVDPAVALVALERAVRLLTEHGGGTPGAEILDIDHVRPRSPIILPADLPTRRIGVEYPPARVVALLERVGCTVAQGADRLPEDTGTVGAGATLSVTPPTWRPDLTDPADLVEEVVRLDGYDRVPSVLPTAPPGRGLTPRQRRRRAVAGSLAERGYVEVLAHPFVSPGLADLLGLPADDRRRPAVRLANPLSEEEPLLRTTLLGPLLGILKRNLGRGHRDLALYEIGAVFHPRVGAGSPPAMGVDRRPTDAEFAAADAVVPAQPVHVAAVLAGDLDPAGWWGAGRPAGWADAIEAARDVLDAAGVSGERVEVRAAEYAPWHPGRCAELRVDGSVVGHAGELHPLVVAALELPRRTCAMELDLDALPAVGVTPAPAVSGFPPALIDVALVVDDSVPAEQVRRALEAGAGELLEDVRLFDVYSGAQLGAGRRSLAYKLTFRASDRTLTVEEAVAARDAAVAVAAERLGATLRGA, from the coding sequence ATGCGAGTTTCTGTCAGTTGGCTGCGGGAGTACGTCGACCTCCCCGCCGACCTGCCCACCGGTGACCTGGAGCAGGCGCTGGTCGACCTCGGTATCGAGGTCGAGTCCGTCGTGGACCTCGCCGAGACCGTCACCGGCCGACTCGTCGTCGGTGAGGTGCGCGAGATCGAGGAGCTCACCGGCTTCAAGAAGCCGATCCGGTTCTGCCGGGTCGACGTGGGTGACGCGAACGGCACCGGCGAGCCGCAGGAGATCGTCTGCGGGGCCCGGAACTTCGCCCCGGGTGACCGGGTGGTGGTGATCCTGCCCGGCGGTGTGCTGCCCGGCGGGTTCGCCATCGGCGCCCGCAAGACGTACGGGCACAACTCCGCGGGCATGATCTGCTCGGCGAAGGAGTTGGGTCTGGGCGATGACCACTCCGGCATCATCGTGCTGGGGCCGGACGTGACGGCCAAGCCGGGCGACGACGCGCGGCCGGTGGTCGGCCTCGACGATGTCGTGCTCGATCTGGAGGTCACCCCCGACCGGGGGTACGCGCTGAGCCTGCGCGGCCTGGCCCGGGAGTTGTCGCACGCGTTCGACGTGCCGCTGCGCGACCCGGCCCTGGCGCCGGCTCCGGGCGGCACCGAGGCGCCGGCGTACCCGGTGGAGGTCCGCGACACGGTCGGCTGCGACCGGTTCACCGCCCGCCTGGTCCGGGGCGTCGACCCGAACGCGCCCACGCCCGCGTGGATGCAGCAGCGGCTCGTCACCGCCGGCATCCGCAGCATCTCGCTGCCGGTCGACATCACCAACTACGTGATGGTGGAGTTGGGCCAGCCGATGCACGCCTTCGACGCCGACCGGATCGCCGGACCGCTGGTGGTCCGTCGCGCCGAGGCGGGGGAGAAGCTGACCACCCTCGACGGGGTCAACCGGGTGCTCACCGCCGACGACATGGTCATCTGCGACGACACTGGCCCGATCTCCCTCGCGGCGGTGATGGGTGGTGAGACCAGTGAGGTCGTCGCCGGCACCACCGACGTGCTCTTCGAGGCGGCGCACTGGGATCCGGCGATGGTCGGGCGCACCGCCCGGCGGCACAAGCTGTTCAGCGAGGCCGCGAAGCGCTGGGAGCGGGGTGTCGACCCGGCCGTGGCGTTGGTCGCGTTGGAGCGTGCCGTGCGGCTGCTCACCGAGCACGGCGGTGGCACCCCGGGTGCGGAGATCCTGGACATCGACCACGTCCGACCGCGTAGCCCGATCATCCTGCCGGCGGACCTGCCGACCCGGCGGATCGGCGTCGAGTACCCGCCGGCGCGGGTGGTCGCCCTGCTGGAGCGGGTCGGCTGCACGGTCGCGCAGGGCGCGGACCGGTTGCCCGAGGACACGGGCACCGTCGGTGCCGGGGCGACGCTGAGCGTCACCCCGCCGACCTGGCGGCCCGACCTGACCGACCCGGCCGACCTGGTCGAGGAGGTGGTCCGCCTCGACGGGTACGACCGGGTGCCGTCGGTGTTGCCGACCGCGCCTCCGGGCCGCGGTCTGACCCCGCGGCAGCGTCGGCGTCGGGCGGTCGCCGGGTCGTTGGCGGAGCGGGGGTACGTGGAGGTGCTCGCGCACCCGTTCGTGTCGCCGGGGTTGGCCGACCTGCTCGGTCTGCCGGCCGACGACAGGCGCCGACCGGCGGTGCGGCTGGCCAACCCGTTGTCCGAGGAGGAGCCGCTGCTGCGCACCACGCTGCTCGGCCCGCTGCTCGGCATCCTCAAGCGCAACCTCGGCCGGGGTCACCGCGACCTCGCCCTCTACGAGATCGGTGCGGTGTTCCACCCGCGTGTCGGTGCCGGCAGCCCGCCGGCGATGGGCGTGGACCGGCGCCCCACCGATGCGGAGTTCGCGGCCGCTGACGCGGTGGTGCCGGCGCAGCCGGTGCACGTCGCTGCGGTGCTCGCTGGCGACCTCGACCCGGCCGGCTGGTGGGGTGCGGGCCGACCGGCCGGCTGGGCGGACGCCATCGAGGCGGCCCGTGACGTGCTGGACGCCGCCGGTGTCTCCGGCGAGCGGGTCGAGGTGCGGGCGGCCGAGTACGCGCCGTGGCACCCGGGCCGCTGTGCCGAGCTGCGGGTCGACGGCTCGGTCGTCGGCCACGCCGGTGAGCTGCACCCGCTGGTGGTCGCGGCGTTGGAGTTGCCCCGCCGTACCTGCGCGATGGAGCTGGACCTGGACGCGCTGCCCGCGGTCGGGGTGACACCTGCCCCGGCGGTCTCCGGCTTCCCGCCGGCGCTGATCGACGTGGCCCTGGTGGTGGACGACTCGGTGCCGGCGGAGCAGGTGCGCCGGGCGCTGGAGGCGGGCGCCGGTGAGCTGCTGGAGGACGTGCGGCTGTTCGACGTGTATTCGGGCGCGCAGCTCGGTGCCGGACGCCGGTCGCTGGCGTACAAGCTCACGTTCCGTGCGTCGGACCGGACGCTCACCGTCGAGGAGGCGGTCGCGGCACGGGACGCGGCGGTCGCGGTCGCGGCCGAGCGTCTAGGCGCCACCCTGCGCGGCGCCTGA
- a CDS encoding PH domain-containing protein: protein MSETELIRLKPRRIRLVCWSAAIALVVVFGLVATSLSGPTGDGYGSFQRGDQVAMIGLGIFGALGFLLFTRPRVEADARGVRVRNVISSYELPWEVVRGVRFDRSAPWASLELHDDDLLPMIALQAADKELAVEGVRALRRLHEAHQARLAERASGR from the coding sequence GTGAGTGAAACCGAGCTGATCCGCCTGAAGCCCCGCCGCATCCGGCTGGTCTGCTGGTCCGCGGCCATCGCGCTGGTAGTGGTGTTCGGCTTGGTTGCCACCTCGTTGAGTGGGCCGACCGGCGATGGTTACGGCAGCTTCCAGCGCGGTGATCAGGTCGCCATGATCGGCTTGGGCATCTTCGGTGCCCTGGGCTTCCTGTTGTTCACCCGCCCGCGGGTCGAGGCTGACGCGCGCGGTGTCCGGGTGCGCAACGTCATCAGCTCGTACGAGCTGCCGTGGGAGGTCGTGCGGGGTGTCCGTTTCGACCGGAGCGCCCCCTGGGCAAGCCTGGAGTTGCACGATGACGACCTGCTGCCGATGATCGCCCTGCAGGCCGCCGACAAGGAGTTGGCCGTCGAGGGAGTCCGCGCGCTGCGCCGACTGCACGAGGCGCACCAGGCCCGCCTCGCCGAGCGCGCCAGCGGCCGCTGA